From one Nonomuraea polychroma genomic stretch:
- a CDS encoding PstS family phosphate ABC transporter substrate-binding protein encodes MKRGQKAKLVVLREADCSASCPPRATPTVACASGELRVVGSTVFMPAMRAVADEYENASGDARILTEATGSIGGVRRVVEAGANANLIAVSDGKSKAHHDRLHAEKLAIVTFHVVVNSGVGLATLSVDDLRKINNGDHADWSRLRDDKTPLPIRIVSRDQDSGTRDLYEQQVLRTGENVLSSNECLDKDRNPSAPVIRCERQDNAEVIHKISTIPGAIGYADAPSLAEARKAGIVTALTLDGKAFDPDTAVQAGYPFWTVEYLYAKERPGAGSLAVSFMDFARSHALAEVRLAEVGFDPCVTKEGLEVACELR; translated from the coding sequence ATGAAGCGCGGTCAGAAGGCCAAGCTCGTCGTCCTGAGGGAGGCCGATTGCTCAGCCAGCTGTCCACCCCGCGCGACCCCCACCGTCGCGTGCGCCTCCGGCGAGCTGCGCGTCGTGGGTTCGACCGTGTTCATGCCGGCGATGCGGGCCGTGGCCGACGAGTACGAGAACGCGTCCGGCGATGCCCGTATCCTCACCGAGGCCACCGGCTCCATCGGCGGCGTGCGCAGAGTCGTGGAGGCCGGCGCGAACGCGAACCTCATCGCGGTGTCGGACGGCAAGAGCAAGGCCCACCATGACCGGCTGCACGCCGAGAAGCTCGCGATCGTCACCTTCCACGTGGTCGTCAACAGCGGCGTCGGCCTCGCCACGCTCAGCGTCGATGACCTCCGCAAGATCAACAATGGCGACCACGCCGACTGGAGCCGGCTCCGCGACGACAAGACGCCCTTGCCCATCCGCATCGTCAGCCGCGACCAGGACTCAGGAACCCGGGATCTGTACGAGCAGCAGGTGCTGCGCACCGGCGAGAACGTGCTGTCCTCCAACGAGTGCCTGGACAAGGACCGCAACCCGAGCGCGCCCGTCATCCGGTGCGAGCGGCAGGACAACGCCGAGGTCATCCACAAGATCAGCACGATCCCGGGCGCGATCGGGTACGCCGACGCGCCCTCTCTCGCCGAAGCACGCAAGGCAGGCATCGTCACGGCGCTGACCCTGGACGGCAAGGCGTTCGACCCCGACACCGCCGTGCAGGCCGGGTACCCGTTCTGGACGGTCGAGTACCTCTACGCCAAGGAGCGGCCCGGCGCCGGCTCCCTGGCGGTTTCCTTCATGGACTTCGCGCGGTCGCACGCGCTGGCCGAGGTGCGGCTCGCGGAGGTGGGCTTCGACCCGTGCGTGACCAAGGAGGGCCTCGAAGTGGCGTGCGAGCTGCGCTGA
- a CDS encoding glycerophosphodiester phosphodiesterase family protein, producing the protein MNRWHAVVAAMTVGAAILAAPGVAAADRDKRFDLQAHRGGLGLVVESSLPAFAGALELGVGTLELDVQITEDGEAVVTHDRRISNRKCRDTAPAVPGDPEFPYVGKYINTLTLRQVKTMDCGSLTLPEFPGQRAVPGAPMATLREVFDLVNRYRARGVTLNVETKVEAGAPHETAPREQFVQVTVDEIRRAGLLRQVTIQSFDWGALMRMRQVEPRLPLVALTNRDFLQTGRPGASPWLGGIDIDDFGGDPLKAVKSFGADAFSPVHGFPQNGKVTDPGYVPYVTKDMVDQAHALGLKVIPWTIDDEPTMNKLIDDGVDGIITDYPDRLRTVMAERGFKLPRPHKLHKG; encoded by the coding sequence ATGAACAGATGGCATGCGGTTGTGGCCGCGATGACCGTGGGTGCGGCGATCCTGGCCGCGCCCGGCGTGGCCGCGGCCGACCGGGACAAACGATTCGACCTGCAGGCGCACCGGGGCGGGCTCGGGCTCGTGGTGGAGAGCTCGCTGCCGGCCTTCGCGGGCGCGCTGGAGCTCGGCGTCGGCACGCTGGAGCTCGACGTGCAGATCACCGAGGACGGCGAGGCGGTGGTCACCCACGACCGGAGGATCAGCAACAGGAAATGCCGCGACACGGCGCCCGCCGTGCCGGGGGACCCCGAGTTCCCCTACGTCGGCAAGTACATCAACACGCTCACCCTGCGGCAGGTCAAGACCATGGACTGCGGGTCGCTGACGTTGCCGGAGTTCCCCGGGCAGCGGGCCGTGCCTGGTGCGCCCATGGCCACCCTGCGTGAGGTGTTCGACCTGGTCAACCGGTACCGGGCCCGCGGCGTCACGCTGAACGTCGAGACCAAGGTCGAGGCCGGGGCGCCGCACGAGACCGCGCCGCGCGAGCAGTTCGTGCAGGTGACGGTGGACGAGATCCGGCGGGCCGGGCTGCTGCGGCAGGTCACGATCCAGAGCTTCGACTGGGGCGCGCTCATGCGCATGCGGCAGGTGGAGCCGCGGCTGCCGCTGGTCGCGCTCACCAACCGCGACTTCCTGCAGACGGGGCGGCCGGGCGCCTCGCCGTGGCTGGGCGGCATCGACATCGACGACTTCGGCGGCGACCCGCTGAAGGCGGTCAAGTCGTTCGGGGCCGACGCGTTCTCGCCGGTGCACGGCTTCCCGCAGAACGGCAAGGTGACCGACCCCGGCTACGTCCCGTACGTCACCAAGGACATGGTCGACCAGGCCCACGCCCTCGGCCTGAAGGTGATCCCGTGGACCATCGACGACGAGCCGACCATGAACAAGCTCATCGACGACGGCGTCGACGGCATCATCACCGACTACCCCGACCGGCTGCGTACCGTCATGGCCGAGCGCGGGTTCAAGCTGCCCCGGCCGCACAAGCTCCACAAGGGCTAG